AGCTGAACTGAGAATGAAGCTAGGCAATGGTTACAACAGCCCGAGTTTAGTTGCCAACTGGAGCAACGTTGATTACAACTACGGGGATGATCCCTTCGGGGTTCCTCTCCGCACCCAGGATAACTTGTTTACCATTCTGTTCCGGATCGGGGAACCTGCGGCTCCCTTTAGGCCGAGATCCGTGCTTCAGTAAGCAGGCAATGGCATTTGAGGGGAATCGTGGGTTAGTCGTCGCTCTCTTCCCAGGTGTCAACCAGGAGCAACTCACTCACGGGATCCTGCATGGCAAAGCCAAAGTCCTGGAGTTCTTGCTTCCAGTGGGGCCAGTCATCCCCATAGAGGAGGGCAATTTTCCAGAGACTGTCGCTGGATTTAATCAGTTTAGAATCAACAAGCGATCGCACTTGACGTTGGAGTTTCACCATTGGGTGAAGCACCATAGAGGTGGCACCAGTTTTTGTCATACCGTTAGATTTTGTGAATACTTTCTAAAGTAAGGTTCCCGTTGTGTTGCACACTGAATGTACTGGAGGGTTAAAACCAAGTGTGCGGGGGAAATTCAGTACATTGAGTATAACATAGTCCAGCTTGGGGGAATGCGCAAGCACCGGATGGTACGATTCCCTGGGAGTGCTGAAGGTCGGTCTCGTGACCCCGGAGTGGATAGGCCAAAGAACATCGCTGCCTAACGCTCTGTAATTCATAGAATAATGAACGGAAGAGGGAATTACGGACGGTGACGAGGTAACTGCATGGATGTTCCATCCACTAGGGTGGCAGACAATTTAGCCCCCAGACTGCTTGAGCAAATTCATCAACGAACCGCAAAGGTCGGGGTAATTGGACTCGGTTATGTGGGCTTGCCGCTGGCAATTCTCGCTGCCAAACAAGGCTTCCCGGTTTTGGGCTTTGACATTGATATTCGTAAGATCGAGCAGCTCTGCCGCAAAGAATCCTATATCGAACACATTCCCTCGGCATGGCTGCAACAAATTGATCTGCAAGCCACGGATCGGATGGAAAAACTGGCAGAGGTCGATATTATTTTGCTCTGTGTCCCCACTCCCTTAGGGGATCACCGTGAGCCTAATTTAAGCTATGTGCTCAACTCAACCACGGCGATCGCTGCCACCCTCCGTCCTGGCCAACTCATTCTGCTGGAAAGCACCACCTATCCTGGCACCACCAATGAAGAGGTTCTGCCGATTTTGGCCGCAGGTGGCTTCCAGGTAGGAGTTGATTTTTTCCTGGGTTATTCACCCGAGCGGGAAGATCCCGGCAACTCAACCTTCAATACCTCGGTGATTCCCAAGGTTGTCTCCGGGATTACCCCCACCTGTCTCGCTCTCACCCAAGCATTCTACGATCAGTTTGTTGTCAAGACCGTGCCCGTTTCCTCGACTCAGGTGGCTGAAGCTACCAAAATTCTCGAGAATACCTATCGAGCGGTCAACATTGCCCTCGTCAATGAATTAAAAGTGTTATTTCAGCGCATGGGCATTGATATCTGGGAAGTGATCCAAGCCTCCAGTACCAAACCCTTTGGCTTTCAACCCTTTTATCCCGGCCCTGGCTTGGGCGGGCACTGCATCCCCATCGATCCGTTTTACCTAACCTGGAAAGCCCACGAGTACGACTTACACACCCGCTTCATTGAGCTGGCGGGGGAAATTAATACCGCCATGCCCCACTATGTTCTGGGGCAGTTAACCGCGGCATTGAATCAACGGTGTCGGTCTGTGAATGGGGCCAAGATTTTGATCTTAGGGGTTGCCTACAAAAAAAACTGTGGGCGATCAGCGGGAAAGCCCAGCCCTGAAGTTAATCGATCTGCTGCAACAACAGGGCGCGATCGTCCAGTATCACGATCCCCATGTTCCTCTGTGCCAGGGGCATTCCCGGTACCTCCACTTGAAGCTACAATCGGTGCCCCTGGATGAAGCAGTGGTCAGTCACAGTGATGCCACCTTGATTGTCACCGATCATGATGCGGTGAACTATTCCCTAGTTGCGGCTCACAGTGCCTTGATCATTGACACTCGCAATGCCCTTGCTAGTCGGGGAATTCAAGGGCATCAGGTGATTAAAGCCTAGGCCGAAATCCCGCTGCTGGTGAATCGACCAGGTTTTGTTTAAACTGGGTTGTCAGTGAGTGCTGTAATTGCAAAGACAACTCATCCTAGGTTGATTTTTATTGAGGAATGTAAATTCATGACGGCAACCTCCCTCCGCTCCACTCCCGGGCAGACGTATGAAGTCAAGGATCTTTCCCTTGCTCCCCAGGGCAAACAACGCATCGAATGGGCCGGACGAGAGATGCCAGTTCTGCGTCAAATTCAAGCACGGTTTGCCCAAGAAAAGCCCTTTGCAGGCATTCGCTTGATTGCTTGCTGCCATGTGACCACTGAAACGGCTCATTTGGCGATCGCCCTCAAAGCAGGGGGGGCTGATGCCCTCTTAATTGCCAGTAATCCGCTTTCGACCCAGGATGATGTTGCGGCCAGCTTGGTCACGGATTACGGCATCCCTGTCTTTGCCCTCAAGGGAGAAGACAATGACACCTACCGTCGCCATGTGCAAATCGCCCTCGACCACCGCCCCAACGTCATCATCGACGATGGCTGTGATGTCGTCGCTACCTTGGTTCAGGAACGGCAACCACAGCTTGTCGATCTAATTGGCACCACCGAAGAAACGACGACGGGGATTGTCCGACTGCGGGCGATGTTCCGGGATGGGGTTCTCACCTTCCCAGCGATGAATGTCAATGATGCTGACACCAAGCACGTTTTTTTGACAATCGGTATGGCACGGGGCAGTCCACCCTGGATGGGATTATTCGGGCAACCAATGTGCTGCTAGCGGGTAAAAACTTAGTAGTCGCAGGCTATGGCTGGTGTGGAAAAGGCACCGCCCTAAGGGCACGGGGCATGGGCGCCAATGTGATTGTCACGGAAATTGATCCCGTACGTGCTATTGAAGCCGTTATGGATGGCTTCCGCGTCATGCCGATGGCAGAGGCTGCCACCCTAGGGGATTTGTTCGTCACGGTGACCGGGAACAAACATGTGATTCGGGCTGAACACTTTGCCGTGATGAAAGATGGAGCCATTGTTTGCAACTCCGGTCACTTTGACATTGAAATTGACCTCAAGGCACTCGGGGCTGAAGCCACTGATGTCAAGACGGTGCGCAATTTCACTCAGGAATACCGTCTCCCCAACGG
This genomic stretch from Neosynechococcus sphagnicola sy1 harbors:
- a CDS encoding UDP binding domain-containing protein, whose product is MDLLQQQGAIVQYHDPHVPLCQGHSRYLHLKLQSVPLDEAVVSHSDATLIVTDHDAVNYSLVAAHSALIIDTRNALASRGIQGHQVIKA
- a CDS encoding adenosylhomocysteinase; translation: MRATNVLLAGKNLVVAGYGWCGKGTALRARGMGANVIVTEIDPVRAIEAVMDGFRVMPMAEAATLGDLFVTVTGNKHVIRAEHFAVMKDGAIVCNSGHFDIEIDLKALGAEATDVKTVRNFTQEYRLPNGKSVVVLGEGRLINLAAAEGHPSAVMDMSFANQALACEYLVKHKGQLQPGIHSIPTEVDREIARLKLQAMGIAIDSLTPAQLEYINSWTSGT
- a CDS encoding DUF4327 family protein: MTKTGATSMVLHPMVKLQRQVRSLVDSKLIKSSDSLWKIALLYGDDWPHWKQELQDFGFAMQDPVSELLLVDTWEESDD
- a CDS encoding nucleotide sugar dehydrogenase → MADNLAPRLLEQIHQRTAKVGVIGLGYVGLPLAILAAKQGFPVLGFDIDIRKIEQLCRKESYIEHIPSAWLQQIDLQATDRMEKLAEVDIILLCVPTPLGDHREPNLSYVLNSTTAIAATLRPGQLILLESTTYPGTTNEEVLPILAAGGFQVGVDFFLGYSPEREDPGNSTFNTSVIPKVVSGITPTCLALTQAFYDQFVVKTVPVSSTQVAEATKILENTYRAVNIALVNELKVLFQRMGIDIWEVIQASSTKPFGFQPFYPGPGLGGHCIPIDPFYLTWKAHEYDLHTRFIELAGEINTAMPHYVLGQLTAALNQRCRSVNGAKILILGVAYKKNCGRSAGKPSPEVNRSAATTGRDRPVSRSPCSSVPGAFPVPPLEATIGAPG
- a CDS encoding adenosylhomocysteinase translates to MTATSLRSTPGQTYEVKDLSLAPQGKQRIEWAGREMPVLRQIQARFAQEKPFAGIRLIACCHVTTETAHLAIALKAGGADALLIASNPLSTQDDVAASLVTDYGIPVFALKGEDNDTYRRHVQIALDHRPNVIIDDGCDVVATLVQERQPQLVDLIGTTEETTTGIVRLRAMFRDGVLTFPAMNVNDADTKHVFLTIGMARGSPPWMGLFGQPMCC